AGATGATTCATTTCCTAACTCCTGGTCTGAATTATGAATTAATTCCTTGGATGGTGAGTCATAGAGTCGGGACTGATTCTTCGTGCATTGGTCCCATGGTACCTGTGAAGACGATAACTGCTTAGTATTTATACTAGAAAGTGCGATCCCAGAGCTATCTATAATGTGCTCTTATCTAGAGTTTGTGTTGATCTTTTGTTCATATGGTTGTATAGAATGGAGACCTTAAAGAGGCATCTTCCTATCTATGGGCAAGAAGGAGTACTGGAGCTTAGGAAAATTGATGTGAGgtttgaagaaaaaatttattCTGCTGCTACAAGTCAGGTGTGTAGTCTAAACTTGTTTCTATTTGTTTGAATTGTAAAGCTAGTTCATACGGGGTGGATTGTCCAAGACCATATAAGTAGACCACCCCTGCCTTTTTCATCCGATGTGGGACTCTTGATGCAATTTGTTCTCCAAGCCCATACGAGGAAACCACCCATCCCTTTTTTATCTGATGTGGATTCTTCAACATGAATGATGCAATTTGCTTAAACCGCTTCTTTGAGATGCTTTACTTCATCCGAGGGCCAGACCCACTTGTGGGGttatactgggtatgttgttgtttaaaCCTGCTGCATAGTTCCACAACCCCCGCACTGCATCAGTTTTATGAAAAAATGTTAGAACCCGCCCCGCATAGCCTAACCCCCGTTTGCCAACCCTATGTTGTCTGTATTTTAACTTATATTTATCTAATATTGCAGCAAGACTATCTTCGGAAGATATCTTTAAAGATGCTGACGATGGAGACAAAATCTCAAAATCCTATAACCAATTCTATTCAGCCAAATCCTGCAAGTAGTGGTCAGAATGCCCTTGGTCCAGGTGAACAATGAAATCTCATGTGCTGTATTTCAAATAAGCAAATCTTGTCCGACAGGACGTTTTGTATAAATTTAATTACTTCATTCTGCTGTTGAAAAGTTTGCTCTTTGTAGCTACTAAGTGTACAGGAAATTTTAGATGCTTGAACCATTGTGCTAATCTTTGGGTGATCTATAATAAGTTAGGTGACTACCCCTAATAAGTATTGTTTGTGCTCTAGGTCAGAATCCTAGCCCTGCTCTTTCTCTACTTTCTGACTATTCTTTTCTTATTAGCTATCCAAAATAAGGGACAGAAGAAAAGCTTATCATTTACAGTACTACGTACTGTTGTTTATTTG
This sequence is a window from Solanum dulcamara chromosome 10, daSolDulc1.2, whole genome shotgun sequence. Protein-coding genes within it:
- the LOC129871592 gene encoding mediator of RNA polymerase II transcription subunit 15a-like isoform X1, translating into METLKRHLPIYGQEGVLELRKIDVRFEEKIYSAATSQQDYLRKISLKMLTMETKSQNPITNSIQPNPASSGQNALGPGSHSMQSQVNSQAQQLPVPMAQNTYAHQPPTMDSDGLDIASELEFDRLLSLID
- the LOC129871592 gene encoding uncharacterized protein LOC129871592 isoform X2, which codes for MNDAICLNRFFEMLYFIRGPDPLVGLYWQDYLRKISLKMLTMETKSQNPITNSIQPNPASSGQNALGPGSHSMQSQVNSQAQQLPVPMAQNTYAHQPPTMDSDGLDIASELEFDRLLSLID